A genomic stretch from Scatophagus argus isolate fScaArg1 chromosome 19, fScaArg1.pri, whole genome shotgun sequence includes:
- the LOC124050808 gene encoding uncharacterized protein LOC124050808 isoform X4: protein MASVEEFLRAPSEELLESCSREQLVRIADYFSLDVGDKRMKDNIKSIIKANLVDRGMLGSKKQAVDLEVGQVDMSGCGEASLTFEQRRELLLLQTEMEKLALLRKEAEIKKMEMEERRLSFPAGTASPVLGLGRSTTSFDVVSNLRLLPQFNERDPDTFFSLFERVAESREWSDPECTLLLQCVLTGRAQEAYSALTVAESKAYSTVKAAVLKAYELVPEAYRRKFRAWEKSTSQSHMEFARDLVTFFNRWCNSLKIDSYVALCDLIVLEQFKNSVPSHIAVYISEHKVKTATEAAALADEYVLTHRGDRVSRISEGGGMRRNPGRWEERPPQRPAPRMGLPFTLQVDASDVGAGAVLLQAGDDGMDRPVSFYSKKFNAYQLNYSVIEKETLALIWALQHFDVYVGSSIPLTVYTDHNPITFLNSVRCPNRRLMRWMLYLQAYCLDICHIRGSENIVADALSRAPLP, encoded by the exons ATGGCAAGTGTGGAGGAGTTTTTGAGAGCGCCGTCAGAGGAGCTGTTGGAGAGCTGCTCGCGTGAACAGTTAGTTCGTATTGCCGACTATTTTAGTTTAGATGTTGGTGATAAACGTATGAAGGATAATATTAAAAGCATTATAAAGGCTAATCTCGTTGATCGAGGTATGCTTGGATCTAAGAAACAGGCTGTTGATCTTGAGGTGGGTCAGGTGGATATGTCTGGCTGTGGCGAGGCAAGTTTAACTTTTGAGCAGAGGAGAGAGTTGTTGCTTttgcagacagagatggagaagttGGCACTTTTaaggaaagaggcagaaattaaaaaaatggagaTGGAGGAGCGCAGGTTAAGTTTTCCTGCTGGAACAGCTAGTCCAGTCTTAGGCTTGGGTAGATCAACCACTTCTTTTGATGTTGTTAGTAATTTGCGTCTACTTCCTCAGTTCAATGAGCGTGATCCAGATACATTTTTCTCGCTGTTTGAAAGAGTAGCGGAGAGTAGGGAGTGGTCGGATCCAGAGTGTACATTGTTGTTGCAATGTGTGCTGACGGGTAGAGCGCAGGAGGCCTACTCTGCTTTGACAGTGGCAGAAAGTAAAGCGTATTCAACAGTTAAAGCTGCTGTGTTAAAGGCTTATGAGTTAGTTCCAGAGGCCTACCGTAGGAAGTTTAGAGCTTGGGAGAAATCCACCAGTCAGAGTCATATGGAATTTGCCAGAGATTTAGTTACCTTTTTTAACCGGTGGTGCAATTCATTAAAAATAGATAGTTATGTTGCTCTGTGTGACTTGATTGTTTTGgaacaatttaaaaattctgTCCCCAGCCACATCGCTGTATACATAAGTGAGCACAAGGTGAAGACTGCCACTGAGGCGGCTGCTTTGGCTGACGAGTATGTGCTGACACACAGGGGTGACCGAGTCTCCAGGATTTCAGAGGGGGGTGGTATGCGTCGTAATCCAGGTAGATGGGAGGAGAGGCCTCCACAACGCCCCG CCCCTCGCATGGGACTACCTTTTACTTTACAGGTGGATGCCAGTGATGTGGGGGCTGGCGCAGTGTTGTTGCAGGCTGGGGATGATGGAATGGATCGTCCCGTGAGTTTTTATTCCAAAAAGTTCAATGCCTATCAGTTAAACTATTCTGTGATTGAGAAAGAGACTCTCGCTCTCATTTGGGCTTTGCAGCACTTTGATGTTTATGTTGGCTCCAGTATTCCTTTGACTGTTTACACGGATCATAACCCTATCACATTTCTGAATTCAGTACGCTGCCCAAATCGCAGGTTGATGCGGTGGATGTTGTACTTGCAAGCCTACTGCCTGGATATCTGTCACATCAGAGGCTCAGAGAATATTGTGGCTGATGCTTTGTCCAGAGCACCCCTTCCTTAG
- the LOC124050808 gene encoding uncharacterized protein LOC124050808 isoform X3, with the protein MRRNPGRWEERPPQRPGKFEHAPRGQMCFDSSKICNFCRGRGHWKADCPKVNAKRGVVGQANSAACAVSVEPVFASQANQMDVGEPSNLEKTDFSAFVSDGWVSLGKGNVRVPVKILRDTAACDSYILDSVLPFSDNSNTGDFVLMRGMGMNVVPVPLHSVVLNCGLVQGEVALGVRPALPIEGVDVILGNGLAGSRVWPDRPPPPIVSSTPTVSVDQDENAQCFPEVFAACAVTRTGSRAKEEFKLNDGEVSEADMVVVPDSLLSVSRSDLVVEQRADPSLRPLFELVLATEDVNSVAGGYLLQGELLVRKWLPHGEDFVGKPVFQTVVPAKFRDDILKTAHNQLGHLGVRKTYNYILHYFFWPRLKKDVSRYIRLCHTCQMTGKPNQNIKSAPLCPIPAIGQPFEHLIIDCVGPLPRSKAGSNYLLTVMCQSTRYPAAYPLRSITTKSIVKALTQFISIFGIPKVIQSDQGSNFSSKLFAQVLKQLKIQHNWASAYHPQSQGALERFHQTLKSLLRSFCVELNQDWEEGLPWLLLAAREVSQESTGFSPNELVFGHTVRGPLTLAHDGVALSEPPSNLIDYVNGFRHRLYSAGEMAKEKLLNAQTKMKRLYDRKTEQREFSPGDQVLALLPVVHSPFQARFTGPFTVLRQVSEQNYLLSTPKSRKSTRLCHVNLLKPYYFSENKSPSSIAAVRSQFPTDGDDGVLVPDETLLHGKLKNSETLGKLESLLSHLSGERCAELCALIHSYSCLFGDTPTQTHVIEHDIDVGDAQPIRQRFYRVSEEKHKLMETEIKYMLENGIAQHSSSSWASPCLLVEKSDKSPRFCTDFRKVNAVTKPDAYPLPRVEDCIDQVGSAQFVSKFDLLKGYWQVPLSERAKEISAFITPSGLFSYTVMSFGLRNAPATFQRLMNIVLSGLEGCAVYLDDVVIYSNTWEEHLARIKELFDRLREARLTVNLAKCEFAKATVTYLGKVVGQGKVCAVQAKVRAIEDFPVPTTKKELQRFLGLVGYYRNFCRNFSTVIAPLTDLLKGKVRFIWSESCQLAFDNVKAILCSPPVLAAPRMGLPFTLQVDASDVGAGAVLLQAGDDGMDRPVSFYSKKFNAYQLNYSVIEKETLALIWALQHFDVYVGSSIPLTVYTDHNPITFLNSVRCPNRRLMRWMLYLQAYCLDICHIRGSENIVADALSRAPLP; encoded by the coding sequence ATGCGTCGTAATCCAGGTAGATGGGAGGAGAGGCCTCCACAACGCCCCGGTAAGTTTGAACATGCCCCACGaggtcagatgtgttttgattCTTCAAAGATATGTAACTTCTGTAGGGGAAGAGGGCACTGGAAAGCTGATTGCCCAAAAGTTAATGCTAAAAGGGGAGTTGTTGGTCAGGCAAATTCAGCTGCTTGTGCAGTTTCTGTGGAACCTGTTTTTGCTTCACAGGCCAACCAGATGGATGTTGGAGAACCCAGTAATTTGGAAAAAACTGActtttctgcctttgtgtctgATGGCTGGGTCTCTCTGGGTAAAGGTAATGTCAGGGTCCCTGTTAAAATTTTGAGGGACACTGCAGCATGTGATTCATACATTTTGGACTCAGTGCTGCCATTTTCTGATAATTCCAATACTGGAGACTTTGTTTTAATGCGGGGGATGGGGATGAATGTTGTTCCTGTTCCTTTGCATTCTGTGGTTCTTAACTGTGGTTTGGTCCAGGGTGAGGTTGCTCTTGGTGTTCGACCTGCACTGCCTATTGAAGGAGTGGATGTTATCCTTGGAAACGGCCTGGCGGGTAGTCGAGTGTGGCCTGATAGGCCACCTCCTCCAATCGTGTCTTCGACACCTACTGTGTCTGTTGACCAGGATGAGAATGCTCAGTGTTTTCCGGAAGTGTTTGCAGCTTGTGCCGTGACACGAACTGGGAGTCGTGCCAAAGAAGAATTTAAGTTGAATGACGGAGAGGTGAGTGAGGCGGATATGGTTGTTGTCCCTGACTCACTGTTGTCTGTATCTCGCAGTGATCTGGTGGTGGAGCAGAGAGCTGATCCCTCCCTCAGACCATTGTTTGAGTTGGTCCTTGCCACTGAGGATGTGAACAGTGTTGCTGGTGGTTACCTGTTGCAGGGTGAACTTTTGGTGAGGAAATGGTTGCCACATGGGGAAGACTTTGTAGGTAAGCCAGTGTTTCAGACTGTGGTGCCTGCAAAATTTCGTGACGACATTCTTAAGACGGCGCATAATCAATTGGGACATTTAGGGGTGCGTAAAACTTACAATTACATCTTGCACTACTTTTTTTGGCCTCGTTTGAAGAAAGATGTGTCTCGTTACATAAGATTGTGTCACACATGTCAAATGACAGGGAAGCCTAATCAAAACATTAAATCTGCTCCATTGTGCCCCATTCCTGCCATTGGGCAACCTTTTGAGCACTTGATCATTGATTGCGTAGGACCTTTACCTCGTTCCAAAGCAGGAAGTAATTATTTGCTCACTGTAATGTGCCAAAGTACGCGATACCCGGCTGCATATCCATTACGTTCCATTACAACAAAATCAATAGTCAAAGCTCTGACGcagtttatttctatttttgggATTCCAAAGGTGATCCAGAGTGATCAAGGATCAAACTTTTCATCCAAACTTTTTGCTCAGGTGTTGAAGCAATTAAAAATCCAACATAATTGGGCGTCTGCCTATCATCCACAGAGTCAGGGAGCTTTAGAGAGGTTTCACCAAACTCTGAAGTCATTGTTGCGGAGTTTTTGTGTTGAGTTAAACCAAGATTGGGAGGAAGGGTTGCCATGGTTGCTACTAGCTGCTAGGGAAGTATCACAGGAAAGTACGGGCTTTAGCCCCAATGAGCTTGTTTTTGGTCACACAGTGCGTGGGCCACTTACATTGGCTCATGATGGCGTTGCATTGTCTGAGCCACCGAGTAATCTTATAGATTATGTAAATGGTTTCCGTCATCGTTTATATTCGGCTGGGGAGATGGCTAAGGAGAAGTTGTTGAATGCCCAGACAAAAATGAAGCGGCTATATGATCGAAAAACTGAACAGCGTGAGTTTAGTCCAGGGGATCAGGTCCTGGCTTTGTTACCAGTGGTTCATTCTCCCTTCCAGGCTAGATTTACTGGTCCTTTTACTGTGTTGCGTCAGGTGTCTGAACAAAATTATCTGTTGTCTACACCAAAAAGCAGGAAATCCACCAGACTCTGTCATGTTAATTTGTTAAAGCCTTACTATTTTTCAGAGAACAAGTCTCCCTCCTCGATAGCAGCAGTGAGGAGCCAGTTTCCCACTGACGGTGATGACGGAGTGTTGGTGCCAGATGAAACTTTGCTGCATGGcaaactgaaaaattctgaGACACTAGGCAAACTTGAATCCCTACTGAGTCATCTATCTGGAGAGAGATGTGCTGAGTTGTGTGCTTTAATTCATAGCTATTCCTGTTTATTTGGGGATACGCCTACTCAAACACATGTTATAGAGCATGATATAGATGTTGGCGATGCACAGCCCATTCGCCAGCGTTTTTATCGCGTATCTGAAGAGAAGCACAAACTAATggaaacagaaattaaatacaTGCTTGAAAATGGCATTGCCCAGCATTCATCTTCAAGTTGGGCTTCACCTTGCTTACTTGTTGAAAAGTCTGACAAGAGTCCTAGGTTTTGTACAGATTTTCGGAAAGTAAATGCAGTTACCAAACCAGATGCATATCCCTTGCCACGGGTAGAGGACTGTATTGACCAGGTTGGATCTGCGCAATTTGTCAGTAAATTTGATCTGTTGAAGGGCTATTGGCAAGTCCCTCTATCTGAAAGAGCGAAAGAAATTTCTGCATTTATTACTccatctggtttgttttcttatACAGTTATGAGTTTTGGTCTTCGAAATGCTCCTGCGACATTCCAGCGCCTTATGAATATAGTGCTTTCAGGTTTGGAAGGATGTGCTGTGTATCTTGATGATGTTGTGATTTATAGCAACACCTGGGAGGAACACCTGGCCCGTATTAAGGAGTTATTTGACCGTCTGAGGGAGGCACGACTCACAGTGAACCTGGCTAAGTGTGAGTTTGCCAAGGCTACAGTCACCTACCTTGGCAAAGTTGTAGGGCAGGGAAAGGTGTGTGCAGTTCAAGCTAAAGTCAGGGCAATTGAGGACTTTCCAGTGCCCACCACTAAGAAAGAGCTACAACGTTTCCTTGGTTTAGTTGGGTACTATCGCAATTTTTGCAGAAATTTCTCAACTGTGATAGCTCCCCTGACTGATTTGTTAAAGGGTAAAGTCCGTTTCATCTGGTCTGAATCTTGTCAACTGGCTTTTGATAATGTAAAGGCTATTCTGTGCTCGCCTCCTGTTCTTGCAGCCCCTCGCATGGGACTACCTTTTACTTTACAGGTGGATGCCAGTGATGTGGGGGCTGGCGCAGTGTTGTTGCAGGCTGGGGATGATGGAATGGATCGTCCCGTGAGTTTTTATTCCAAAAAGTTCAATGCCTATCAGTTAAACTATTCTGTGATTGAGAAAGAGACTCTCGCTCTCATTTGGGCTTTGCAGCACTTTGATGTTTATGTTGGCTCCAGTATTCCTTTGACTGTTTACACGGATCATAACCCTATCACATTTCTGAATTCAGTACGCTGCCCAAATCGCAGGTTGATGCGGTGGATGTTGTACTTGCAAGCCTACTGCCTGGATATCTGTCACATCAGAGGCTCAGAGAATATTGTGGCTGATGCTTTGTCCAGAGCACCCCTTCCTTAG
- the LOC124050808 gene encoding uncharacterized protein LOC124050808 isoform X6, translated as MASVEEFLRAPSEELLESCSREQLVRIADYFSLDVGDKRMKDNIKSIIKANLVDRGMLGSKKQAVDLEVGQVDMSGCGEASLTFEQRRELLLLQTEMEKLALLRKEAEIKKMEMEERRLSFPAGTASPVLGLGRSTTSFDVVSNLRLLPQFNERDPDTFFSLFERVAESREWSDPECTLLLQCVLTGRAQEAYSALTVAESKAYSTVKAAVLKAYELVPEAYRRKFRAWEKSTSQSHMEFARDLVTFFNRWCNSLKIDSYVALCDLIVLEQFKNSVPSHIAVYISEHKVKTATEAAALADEYVLTHRGDRVSRISEGGGMRRNPGRWEERPPQRPGGCQ; from the exons ATGGCAAGTGTGGAGGAGTTTTTGAGAGCGCCGTCAGAGGAGCTGTTGGAGAGCTGCTCGCGTGAACAGTTAGTTCGTATTGCCGACTATTTTAGTTTAGATGTTGGTGATAAACGTATGAAGGATAATATTAAAAGCATTATAAAGGCTAATCTCGTTGATCGAGGTATGCTTGGATCTAAGAAACAGGCTGTTGATCTTGAGGTGGGTCAGGTGGATATGTCTGGCTGTGGCGAGGCAAGTTTAACTTTTGAGCAGAGGAGAGAGTTGTTGCTTttgcagacagagatggagaagttGGCACTTTTaaggaaagaggcagaaattaaaaaaatggagaTGGAGGAGCGCAGGTTAAGTTTTCCTGCTGGAACAGCTAGTCCAGTCTTAGGCTTGGGTAGATCAACCACTTCTTTTGATGTTGTTAGTAATTTGCGTCTACTTCCTCAGTTCAATGAGCGTGATCCAGATACATTTTTCTCGCTGTTTGAAAGAGTAGCGGAGAGTAGGGAGTGGTCGGATCCAGAGTGTACATTGTTGTTGCAATGTGTGCTGACGGGTAGAGCGCAGGAGGCCTACTCTGCTTTGACAGTGGCAGAAAGTAAAGCGTATTCAACAGTTAAAGCTGCTGTGTTAAAGGCTTATGAGTTAGTTCCAGAGGCCTACCGTAGGAAGTTTAGAGCTTGGGAGAAATCCACCAGTCAGAGTCATATGGAATTTGCCAGAGATTTAGTTACCTTTTTTAACCGGTGGTGCAATTCATTAAAAATAGATAGTTATGTTGCTCTGTGTGACTTGATTGTTTTGgaacaatttaaaaattctgTCCCCAGCCACATCGCTGTATACATAAGTGAGCACAAGGTGAAGACTGCCACTGAGGCGGCTGCTTTGGCTGACGAGTATGTGCTGACACACAGGGGTGACCGAGTCTCCAGGATTTCAGAGGGGGGTGGTATGCGTCGTAATCCAGGTAGATGGGAGGAGAGGCCTCCACAACGCCCCG GTGGATGCCAGTGA